Proteins encoded within one genomic window of Geotalea daltonii FRC-32:
- a CDS encoding helix-turn-helix domain-containing protein, protein MKILTVKNLGGIIKQKRKTDGLTLEEAAAVCGVSYAFLSALENGKETVRLNKVLQVLSCLSIELEANLRTWSGPGKET, encoded by the coding sequence GTGAAAATCTTAACTGTGAAAAACCTGGGCGGCATCATCAAGCAGAAACGTAAAACTGACGGACTAACCCTGGAGGAGGCGGCAGCGGTCTGTGGGGTGAGCTACGCCTTTCTCTCGGCACTGGAGAACGGCAAGGAAACCGTGCGTCTGAACAAGGTGCTGCAGGTGCTTAGCTGCCTCAGCATCGAACTTGAGGCCAATCTCCGCACCTGGAGCGGACCGGGGAAGGAAACATGA
- a CDS encoding acyl-CoA thioesterase — MNRPFRYYLRVRYAECDMQRVVFNARYGDYTAVAISEFMRAIGLRREFADGTYGIQWVKQTTEWKAPARFDDVIEASVRTTHVGTTSFTLATEFRLAGEDKLLATVESVLVLIDERTMEKSPLLERHRQALINGAPDTVVDHAGYLQR, encoded by the coding sequence ATGAACAGACCGTTTCGCTACTACCTGCGCGTCCGCTACGCCGAGTGCGACATGCAGCGGGTAGTTTTCAACGCCCGCTACGGTGACTACACCGCCGTAGCCATCTCTGAATTCATGCGCGCCATCGGCCTGCGCCGGGAATTTGCCGACGGCACCTACGGCATTCAATGGGTCAAGCAGACCACAGAATGGAAAGCGCCGGCCCGCTTCGACGACGTCATCGAAGCCTCCGTCCGCACCACTCACGTGGGGACCACCTCCTTCACCCTCGCCACAGAATTTCGCCTTGCCGGCGAAGACAAACTGCTCGCCACGGTTGAGTCGGTCCTCGTACTCATCGACGAGCGGACCATGGAGAAGAGCCCACTTTTGGAGCGCCACCGCCAGGCCCTCATCAACGGAGCCCCCGATACCGTCGTCGATCATGCCGGGTACCTGCAGCGTTAA